One Glutamicibacter halophytocola DNA segment encodes these proteins:
- a CDS encoding MFS transporter: MTAIAPVAGPKMTHREILTALTGILMGMFVSILASTVVSSSLPVIVSDLNGSQTAYTWVVTATLLATTISTPIWGKLADLGNRKLLLQISLAIFVLASAAAGFSQTTSFLIAMRVIQGLAGGGVGALAQIVMADFLSPRERGKYMGLFGAVMAIGTVGGPLIGGFVTDTINWRWNFFIALPFAIAAVILIQRTLHLPAIAKRKVKIDYWGILLLSGGVSLLLIWMSLGGSEFEWASATSLMMVVGAVLLLAAFILVEIKSSEPLLSMSLFKNRTFTFAVIASLAVGVSMFGTSVFLSQYMIMARGASATMAGLMTFPLMGGLLVISTIGGQFISRTGKWKPLVITGSVLIVIGLFLLGTIHYNTNYVLVAAFMFILGAGMGLVMQNMVLVVQNSVDIKELGVASSSVNFFRTLGGTAGTAGLGAILAASIPNMIADRQADLMQAIGSLGEKGKAVAEVLSSGNLPTISTLPEPVRVIFESIYGDAVPSLFTFAAPLSLIIVIAVCLIPNQALTTQTATERMQEVDAEAALEANGIAAVDENAGAEIQEPTAPSKQGTEPAMKPNGN, from the coding sequence ATGACCGCAATCGCACCGGTCGCCGGGCCCAAGATGACGCACCGTGAAATCCTCACCGCCCTGACCGGAATCCTCATGGGCATGTTCGTCTCGATCTTGGCCAGCACCGTAGTATCCAGTTCCCTGCCAGTGATCGTCTCGGATTTGAACGGCAGCCAGACCGCCTACACCTGGGTAGTGACCGCTACCCTGCTGGCGACCACCATTTCGACCCCGATCTGGGGCAAGCTCGCAGACCTCGGCAACCGCAAGCTGCTGCTGCAGATCTCCCTGGCGATCTTCGTCTTGGCTTCCGCTGCCGCGGGCTTCTCGCAGACCACCAGCTTCCTGATCGCCATGCGCGTCATCCAGGGCCTGGCCGGCGGCGGCGTTGGCGCCCTGGCACAGATCGTCATGGCCGACTTCCTCTCGCCACGCGAACGCGGCAAGTACATGGGCCTGTTCGGCGCGGTCATGGCCATCGGCACTGTGGGCGGACCACTGATCGGCGGATTCGTCACCGACACCATCAACTGGCGCTGGAACTTCTTCATCGCGCTGCCCTTTGCCATCGCTGCGGTCATCTTGATCCAGCGCACCTTGCACCTTCCGGCCATCGCCAAGCGCAAGGTCAAAATCGACTACTGGGGCATCCTGCTGCTCTCCGGCGGCGTTTCGCTGCTGCTGATCTGGATGTCTCTGGGCGGCTCCGAGTTCGAGTGGGCTTCGGCCACCAGCCTGATGATGGTGGTTGGCGCGGTGCTGCTGCTGGCAGCGTTCATCCTGGTCGAGATCAAGTCCTCCGAACCGCTGTTGAGCATGTCGCTGTTCAAGAACCGCACCTTCACCTTCGCCGTGATCGCCTCACTGGCCGTAGGCGTGTCGATGTTCGGCACCTCGGTGTTCCTCAGCCAGTACATGATCATGGCCCGTGGCGCTTCTGCCACCATGGCCGGCCTGATGACCTTCCCCCTGATGGGCGGCCTGCTGGTCATCTCCACCATCGGCGGCCAGTTCATCTCCCGCACCGGCAAATGGAAGCCGCTGGTGATCACCGGCTCGGTGCTAATCGTCATTGGACTGTTCCTGCTGGGAACCATCCACTACAACACCAACTACGTGCTGGTTGCGGCCTTCATGTTCATCCTGGGCGCCGGCATGGGCCTGGTCATGCAGAACATGGTGCTGGTAGTGCAGAACTCCGTTGACATCAAGGAACTGGGTGTCGCCTCCTCCTCGGTCAACTTCTTCCGAACCTTGGGCGGCACCGCCGGCACCGCCGGATTGGGCGCCATCCTGGCAGCATCCATTCCGAACATGATTGCCGATCGCCAGGCGGATTTGATGCAGGCCATCGGGTCGCTGGGCGAAAAGGGCAAAGCGGTCGCAGAGGTCTTATCCTCGGGCAACCTTCCAACCATCTCCACCCTGCCCGAGCCGGTGCGCGTCATCTTCGAATCCATCTACGGTGACGCGGTGCCTTCCCTATTCACTTTCGCAGCCCCGCTGTCGCTGATCATCGTGATTGCTGTCTGCCTGATACCCAACCAGGCCCTGACCACGCAGACCGCCACCGAGCGCATGCAGGAAGTTGACGCCGAAGCCGCGCTTGAAGCCAATGGCATAGCTGCCGTCGACGAGAATGCAGGCGCTGAAATCCAGGAGCCAACCGCGCCCAGCAAGCAAGGAACCGAACCAGCGATGAAGCCGAACGGCAACTAG
- the recR gene encoding recombination mediator RecR, with protein sequence MYEGAVQELIDELGRLPGIGPKSAQRIAFHILDADAEDMTRLAASIQLVKEKVKFCEICFNISEQEICAICRDERRDGTKICIVEESKDVMAIERTRAFGGKYHVLGGSINPLAGIGPEQLHIRELVARLADESITELILATDPNLEGEATAVYLVRALAPLGIQITRLASGLPVGGDLEYADEVTLARAFEGRRTAGSSASNARRPAPAAEDAEASGKAENAPSKAPATEPKLFRAVDPAKTPQAGDGSPSHPVVPEMDNHRSR encoded by the coding sequence GTGTACGAAGGTGCTGTACAGGAATTGATCGACGAGCTCGGTCGCTTGCCTGGCATCGGCCCGAAATCGGCTCAGCGCATTGCCTTTCACATTCTTGATGCCGATGCCGAGGATATGACGCGGCTGGCCGCGTCCATCCAGCTGGTCAAGGAGAAGGTCAAGTTCTGCGAGATCTGCTTCAACATCTCGGAGCAGGAGATCTGCGCCATCTGCCGCGATGAACGCCGCGATGGAACCAAGATCTGCATCGTCGAAGAATCCAAAGACGTGATGGCCATTGAGCGCACCCGCGCCTTCGGCGGCAAGTACCACGTGCTCGGAGGCTCGATCAACCCGTTGGCCGGCATCGGCCCGGAGCAGCTGCACATTCGCGAGTTGGTCGCGCGCCTGGCCGACGAGTCCATTACCGAATTGATCCTGGCCACAGACCCGAACCTCGAGGGCGAGGCCACCGCCGTGTACCTGGTGCGCGCGCTGGCTCCCCTGGGCATCCAGATCACCCGGCTGGCCTCCGGCCTGCCGGTGGGCGGAGACCTGGAATACGCCGATGAGGTCACCCTGGCACGAGCCTTTGAAGGCCGTCGCACCGCCGGGTCCAGCGCGTCGAACGCGCGACGTCCGGCTCCCGCGGCCGAAGATGCCGAAGCATCTGGAAAAGCCGAAAATGCTCCAAGCAAGGCTCCTGCCACCGAGCCCAAGCTCTTCAGGGCCGTTGATCCGGCGAAAACCCCCCAGGCTGGCGACGGCAGCCCTTCGCACCCGGTAGTTCCAGAGATGGATAACCACCGCAGCCGATAA
- the gluQRS gene encoding tRNA glutamyl-Q(34) synthetase GluQRS: MGAGRFAPSPSGPLHLGNLRTAVLAWLFARSTQRDFLLRIEDLDRVRSGAEAIQISELESLGLQFDGSLLRQSERLPIYFDAVEQLKKQDLVFPCFCSRKDIAEAASAPHAAPGAYPGTCRNLSPAEREAKSQDRPAALRLRAEVTEFSVHDQLAGGYAGVVDDFVLVRNDGAPAYNLAVVVDDALSGIDQVVRGDDLLSSAPRQGYLATLLGYDVPEYAHVPLALNTKGQRLAKRDGAVTLEEITEHGVHPADVVAILLESLGLPSTSLLAALEAFDPVNLPREPWIVEPENIVQQLMPPASRNR, from the coding sequence GTGGGCGCAGGCCGTTTCGCCCCTAGCCCGTCAGGGCCACTCCACCTCGGCAATTTGCGCACGGCGGTCCTAGCATGGCTCTTCGCTCGTTCCACGCAACGTGATTTCTTGTTGCGCATTGAAGATCTTGACCGGGTCCGCTCCGGCGCCGAAGCGATCCAAATCTCCGAACTGGAGTCCTTGGGCCTGCAATTCGACGGCTCACTCTTGCGCCAATCCGAACGCCTGCCAATTTACTTCGACGCCGTAGAACAGCTCAAAAAGCAGGACTTGGTGTTCCCCTGCTTCTGCTCTCGCAAGGACATCGCCGAAGCTGCCAGCGCGCCGCATGCAGCACCCGGCGCCTACCCGGGTACCTGCCGGAACCTGAGCCCGGCCGAACGTGAAGCCAAGTCACAAGACCGTCCTGCCGCCTTGCGCCTGCGCGCCGAGGTAACTGAATTCTCGGTTCACGACCAGCTGGCTGGCGGCTATGCCGGCGTAGTTGATGATTTTGTCCTGGTCCGAAATGATGGTGCTCCTGCCTACAATTTGGCCGTCGTGGTCGATGACGCGCTCTCCGGAATTGATCAGGTTGTGCGTGGCGATGATCTGCTCTCTTCCGCGCCACGACAGGGGTATCTGGCAACGCTCTTGGGCTACGACGTCCCGGAGTACGCCCACGTCCCGCTCGCCCTGAATACCAAGGGCCAGCGCCTAGCCAAGCGCGATGGTGCTGTAACACTCGAAGAGATCACCGAACATGGGGTACATCCAGCCGATGTTGTGGCGATTTTGCTAGAGTCATTGGGCTTGCCCAGCACGAGTTTGCTGGCAGCCCTGGAAGCTTTCGATCCGGTGAACTTGCCCCGTGAGCCGTGGATCGTAGAACCTGAAAATATCGTCCAACAGCTGATGCCCCCGGCATCACGCAACCGATAG
- a CDS encoding DNA polymerase III subunit gamma and tau has protein sequence MSTALYRRYRPDTFADVIGQEHVTAPLMTALEKNRVNHAYLFSGPRGCGKTTSARILARCLNCEQGPTPVPCGTCPSCVELANGGPGSLDVIEIDAASHGGVDDARDLRERATFAPTRDRYKIFIIDEAHMVTAAGFNALLKIVEEPPAHIKFIFATTEPEKVIGTIRSRTHHYPFRLVPPEALLAYLQVLCEREHVAVAEGVLPLVIRAGGGSVRDTLSVLDQLMAGAREGTLDYETAIALLGYTHSTLLDEVTLSLHEADGAGLFGAIDRIIQTGLDPRRFVEDILERFRDLIIAKAMPEGLEKILRGVPEDQLEALHLQAGLVGAGELSRWADVTNKALSEMTGATSPRLHLELLAARLMLPGSENSVSSFAARLDRLERHAMSGGELPALDVDQTADSSASIGATPNPGAARQGAAAVREALAAAKARREGVAMPAPGHEPAPKAPAPAEQPAQPIQQPQAEPVQAQPPVQPVQAQQPQPPQEAQQAAAKEQPQPADDDPNAPLDPDAQSSLNTGEAADWGATWGPKDDSFSVTTEVQPGPSVPAARPEGVAPFSLVPDPSSGEDLSFGTGVSIDDVKQNPAMAEFARKAAESRAQQPAAPAPQQQAPVETAPPTQAPAPAQQPSQAELDAQRQAAQQAQAQQELAQQEQAQREAQERAAREQAQREQAEREAQERIAREKAEREAQERAAREQAQQQQQQAQPAQQQAQQPGAGSPVVKFQQAWPMILQQLQGSSRVLHSMVATYGSVAGFDGRTLTLAFSNTGPIVNLRNRPDLMNTLTGVVSQFAGSPIEVVLTEGGSNPAGGGSPKGERRPLPAQTPAPTKFTKAATSAGVAARAAARAQAAAPAPAASTPPAASPVAPPPATPGAGATDGYASSYDDVPPPYDEPFMDEPPFPDDPYYSPEPAAAREPQRQPEPAQPAQATGHPAQAAVAPEPQQPSAPRSFGGPPVAPKPRLTAGLSARQAEVGTPNIPRPVSSTPLHPQSTTDSFQDLAVRESEEPAPQVHAPVAPRPSAAPAPAVEPEPQVPAAEAPQQRAQAPAPARTPEHDAPAKSAPAPETAPGWGAPQQEAATASEPSAPAAGQRMSRYQQLMNQAKSSPSAPAPAQAAGGWGGPAAAPAAAQNQEPEEFVPSDDDIEVEDSALIGVPAVERLLGGMVIEQRDVNGNVVEIKRSL, from the coding sequence GTGAGTACAGCGCTATATCGCAGGTATCGTCCCGATACGTTTGCCGACGTCATCGGACAAGAGCACGTTACTGCTCCCCTGATGACAGCTCTGGAGAAAAACCGCGTTAATCACGCGTACCTCTTCTCCGGCCCACGCGGTTGCGGCAAGACGACTTCCGCACGAATTCTGGCACGTTGCCTGAACTGCGAGCAGGGCCCAACGCCGGTACCTTGTGGCACCTGCCCTAGCTGTGTTGAGCTGGCCAATGGCGGCCCGGGGTCGCTGGATGTTATCGAAATTGACGCTGCCAGCCACGGTGGCGTGGACGACGCCCGCGACCTGCGCGAACGGGCAACTTTCGCGCCGACACGCGACCGCTACAAGATCTTCATCATCGATGAGGCCCATATGGTGACCGCGGCAGGCTTCAACGCCCTGTTGAAAATCGTTGAAGAGCCACCAGCGCACATCAAGTTCATCTTCGCAACGACCGAACCCGAGAAGGTTATCGGGACCATTCGCTCCCGTACCCACCACTACCCCTTCCGCCTGGTTCCGCCAGAGGCCTTGTTGGCGTACCTGCAGGTTTTGTGCGAACGCGAACATGTCGCGGTAGCCGAGGGCGTACTTCCTTTGGTTATCCGTGCAGGTGGCGGTTCGGTCCGCGATACCCTCTCGGTTCTTGACCAGCTGATGGCTGGTGCCCGTGAAGGAACGCTGGATTACGAAACCGCTATTGCCTTGCTGGGCTATACCCATTCGACCCTTTTGGATGAAGTGACCCTGTCGCTTCACGAAGCTGACGGCGCCGGGCTCTTCGGCGCCATTGACCGCATCATCCAGACCGGTTTGGATCCACGACGCTTTGTTGAAGATATTCTTGAACGCTTCCGAGATCTGATCATTGCCAAGGCCATGCCCGAAGGCCTGGAAAAGATCCTTCGCGGTGTACCCGAGGACCAGTTAGAGGCCCTGCACCTGCAGGCCGGCCTGGTTGGCGCCGGCGAGCTTTCCCGATGGGCAGATGTCACCAACAAGGCGCTGAGCGAGATGACCGGCGCCACCTCTCCTCGTTTGCACTTGGAATTGCTAGCAGCCCGATTGATGTTGCCGGGTTCCGAGAACTCGGTGTCTTCCTTTGCCGCACGATTGGATCGCTTGGAACGCCACGCGATGAGCGGTGGCGAGCTTCCAGCACTTGACGTTGACCAGACCGCCGATTCGTCGGCTTCGATAGGTGCAACGCCGAATCCTGGCGCTGCTCGCCAGGGCGCGGCCGCTGTGCGCGAGGCGCTGGCCGCCGCCAAGGCCCGCCGCGAGGGTGTGGCCATGCCGGCGCCGGGACACGAGCCTGCCCCAAAGGCGCCAGCGCCTGCTGAACAGCCAGCGCAACCAATTCAGCAGCCCCAAGCCGAACCTGTTCAGGCGCAGCCTCCGGTTCAGCCTGTTCAGGCCCAGCAGCCTCAACCACCTCAAGAGGCTCAGCAGGCTGCAGCCAAGGAACAGCCGCAACCTGCCGACGATGATCCTAATGCGCCACTGGACCCGGATGCGCAGTCCTCGCTGAACACTGGCGAAGCTGCAGATTGGGGTGCAACATGGGGTCCGAAGGACGACAGCTTTTCGGTGACCACCGAAGTCCAACCAGGTCCAAGTGTTCCTGCAGCCCGCCCTGAAGGCGTTGCGCCTTTCAGCCTGGTTCCAGATCCTTCCAGCGGCGAAGACCTGTCATTTGGCACCGGGGTTTCAATCGATGATGTTAAGCAGAATCCGGCCATGGCCGAATTCGCTCGCAAGGCTGCCGAGTCTCGTGCCCAGCAGCCGGCTGCTCCTGCACCTCAACAGCAGGCACCCGTTGAGACTGCTCCCCCAACCCAGGCTCCGGCTCCGGCACAGCAACCCAGCCAGGCAGAACTCGATGCGCAGCGCCAGGCGGCGCAGCAAGCTCAAGCACAGCAGGAGCTGGCTCAGCAAGAGCAGGCACAACGAGAAGCCCAGGAACGTGCCGCTCGTGAACAGGCGCAACGCGAGCAAGCCGAGCGTGAAGCACAGGAACGTATTGCGCGCGAGAAGGCAGAACGCGAAGCCCAGGAACGTGCTGCCCGCGAGCAAGCTCAGCAACAGCAACAGCAGGCTCAACCGGCTCAACAGCAAGCGCAGCAGCCTGGCGCCGGTTCCCCTGTCGTGAAGTTCCAGCAGGCTTGGCCAATGATCCTGCAGCAGTTGCAGGGAAGCTCACGAGTTCTGCATTCCATGGTGGCAACCTATGGTTCTGTCGCTGGTTTTGACGGTCGCACGCTCACCTTGGCGTTCAGCAACACCGGTCCAATCGTAAACCTGCGCAACCGGCCGGATTTGATGAACACCCTGACCGGGGTCGTTTCGCAATTCGCCGGCTCCCCCATAGAAGTAGTACTCACCGAAGGCGGTTCCAACCCAGCTGGCGGTGGTTCCCCAAAAGGTGAGCGCCGGCCACTCCCGGCGCAAACCCCAGCACCAACCAAGTTCACCAAGGCTGCAACTTCTGCTGGGGTAGCTGCGCGTGCTGCTGCGCGCGCACAAGCCGCCGCCCCGGCGCCTGCTGCCAGCACGCCTCCGGCCGCCTCGCCAGTGGCACCGCCACCAGCCACGCCAGGTGCAGGAGCCACCGACGGCTACGCCAGCTCCTACGATGACGTGCCGCCACCCTATGACGAGCCGTTCATGGACGAGCCGCCGTTCCCGGATGATCCGTACTACTCGCCAGAACCGGCAGCTGCGCGCGAACCACAGCGCCAGCCTGAGCCGGCCCAGCCTGCTCAAGCCACCGGGCACCCCGCACAGGCAGCGGTTGCTCCCGAGCCTCAGCAGCCAAGCGCGCCACGCAGTTTTGGAGGCCCGCCGGTAGCACCGAAGCCTCGGCTGACTGCTGGGCTCAGTGCCCGGCAGGCTGAAGTTGGCACGCCGAATATTCCACGTCCGGTCTCGAGCACTCCACTGCACCCGCAGAGCACCACGGACTCGTTCCAGGACTTGGCCGTTCGCGAAAGCGAAGAACCGGCGCCACAGGTTCACGCGCCGGTGGCCCCGCGGCCATCGGCTGCTCCGGCGCCCGCTGTGGAGCCGGAACCGCAGGTCCCGGCCGCCGAAGCACCACAGCAGCGAGCCCAGGCGCCTGCTCCGGCCAGGACTCCAGAGCATGATGCTCCGGCAAAGTCCGCGCCAGCGCCTGAAACCGCTCCGGGCTGGGGCGCGCCGCAACAGGAGGCGGCAACGGCCAGCGAGCCGTCGGCGCCAGCCGCTGGCCAGCGTATGAGCCGCTATCAGCAGCTGATGAACCAGGCCAAGAGCTCGCCTAGTGCGCCGGCACCCGCGCAGGCTGCCGGCGGGTGGGGTGGACCAGCTGCGGCGCCTGCCGCTGCGCAGAATCAGGAGCCCGAGGAGTTCGTCCCCAGCGACGATGACATCGAGGTCGAGGATTCCGCGTTGATCGGTGTTCCCGCCGTGGAACGGCTGCTCGGCGGCATGGTCATCGAGCAGCGTGATGTGAACGGGAATGTCGTGGAAATCAAGCGCAGCCTGTAG
- a CDS encoding alkaline phosphatase D family protein, protein MTNVSRRNLLTGALGAGALGLVGPTGAALASGAPRLVRSRLGLTSGFSMGDVSTNSAVLWARSSGEGRVRAQLRAVDEAGQIIRGRGSFIRTLRGAQATEGSDFTAKINAAHLPAGTRFSVSIGFEDENGTLGETQQGWFSTAPSGTGRRNHEAERAQSFVWSGDTAGQGWGINEEIGGMRAYAAMHATKPDFFVHSGDTIYADGPILAEVEEADGQIWRNLVTEEVSKVAETLAEYRGRHRYNMMDANVRAMYAEVPVIAQWDDHETHNNWWPGETITDERYTVRDINTLAARGRQAWQEYQPIADPRAMSGGTGFEAARIYRKISRGPALDLFALDMRTFKSENTDGKESKETAILGEEQLDWLVDGLSQSKSTWKVILNDLPLGIIVPDGNAQESISNADHGAPLGRELELARLLKAIKDRGIKNVVFLTADVHYCAAHHYSPERAAFSDFNEFWEFVAGPVNAGSFGPNEMDGTFGPRVDFALAGTIANQSPRDGKSQFFGHVDLDEQDMFTVSLRNALGETVYSKTLEPAK, encoded by the coding sequence ATGACTAATGTTTCGCGACGAAATTTATTGACCGGTGCCTTGGGCGCAGGAGCCCTGGGCCTCGTTGGCCCCACCGGTGCCGCATTGGCCTCTGGTGCTCCACGCTTGGTCCGTTCGCGTTTGGGATTAACCAGCGGCTTCTCCATGGGCGACGTTTCCACCAACAGCGCGGTGCTCTGGGCCCGCAGTTCTGGTGAAGGCCGAGTGCGCGCGCAGCTGCGTGCCGTGGATGAAGCTGGCCAGATTATTCGTGGACGCGGATCCTTTATTCGCACATTGAGAGGTGCCCAGGCTACCGAGGGCAGCGACTTCACCGCCAAAATCAACGCTGCCCATCTGCCCGCCGGAACACGATTCTCGGTCAGCATCGGTTTTGAAGATGAGAACGGAACCCTCGGCGAAACCCAGCAGGGATGGTTCAGCACTGCGCCGTCGGGAACCGGTCGCCGCAACCATGAGGCTGAGCGAGCGCAAAGTTTTGTCTGGTCCGGAGATACGGCCGGCCAGGGCTGGGGCATCAATGAAGAAATCGGCGGCATGCGCGCCTATGCCGCGATGCATGCCACCAAGCCTGACTTCTTTGTGCACAGCGGTGACACGATCTACGCTGACGGACCGATCCTTGCCGAGGTCGAAGAAGCGGATGGCCAGATATGGCGCAACCTGGTGACCGAGGAAGTTTCCAAGGTCGCCGAAACTCTGGCGGAATATCGTGGACGCCACCGCTACAACATGATGGATGCCAATGTCCGCGCGATGTATGCCGAAGTTCCAGTCATCGCCCAGTGGGACGACCACGAAACCCACAACAACTGGTGGCCGGGCGAAACCATCACCGATGAGCGCTACACCGTGCGCGACATCAATACCCTGGCGGCCCGTGGCCGCCAAGCATGGCAGGAATACCAGCCCATCGCCGATCCGCGGGCGATGAGTGGCGGCACTGGTTTTGAAGCGGCGCGTATCTACCGCAAGATTTCCCGCGGTCCTGCCTTGGACTTGTTCGCATTGGATATGCGCACTTTCAAGTCCGAAAACACGGACGGCAAGGAGTCCAAGGAAACCGCGATCCTCGGTGAAGAGCAGCTGGACTGGCTCGTTGATGGGTTGAGCCAGTCCAAGTCCACTTGGAAAGTCATTCTCAATGATCTGCCGCTAGGCATCATCGTCCCCGATGGCAACGCGCAGGAATCCATTTCCAACGCTGACCACGGTGCCCCGCTGGGCCGCGAACTTGAATTGGCGCGACTGCTCAAGGCCATCAAGGACCGCGGCATCAAGAACGTCGTTTTCCTGACTGCCGATGTGCACTACTGCGCGGCGCACCACTACTCGCCAGAACGAGCAGCGTTCAGCGACTTCAACGAGTTCTGGGAGTTTGTTGCGGGCCCGGTCAATGCTGGATCCTTTGGTCCCAATGAGATGGACGGAACCTTCGGGCCGCGGGTGGATTTTGCCTTGGCGGGCACGATTGCCAACCAGTCCCCGCGCGATGGCAAGAGCCAGTTCTTCGGGCATGTGGATCTTGATGAGCAGGATATGTTTACCGTCAGCCTGCGCAACGCACTGGGCGAAACGGTCTATTCCAAGACTCTGGAACCGGCAAAATAA
- a CDS encoding MarR family winged helix-turn-helix transcriptional regulator: MDTTSTDASACTKDRADRYSLAEQELFSLIAVTARFKRELAHRLNGQLTPGYLPVLGLILRHGRITQSEICEKLLIDKATLSRMISKLEQLSLVVREVNADDRRAFDLLPTEHAKERWHSGFEQWRGELRSRMSNWADDDLDRLVELLSRLNLEIQAI; this comes from the coding sequence GTGGATACCACCAGCACAGATGCTTCTGCCTGCACGAAGGATCGCGCGGACCGCTATTCGTTGGCAGAGCAGGAATTGTTCTCGCTGATTGCGGTCACTGCACGATTCAAGCGCGAACTTGCCCATCGGCTCAACGGCCAGCTGACGCCAGGCTATTTGCCGGTGCTCGGCCTGATCCTGCGCCATGGCCGCATCACGCAGTCAGAAATTTGCGAGAAGCTGCTGATCGACAAGGCGACGCTCTCACGCATGATCTCCAAGCTCGAACAGCTCAGCCTGGTGGTTCGCGAGGTCAACGCCGATGATCGCAGGGCTTTCGATCTGCTCCCCACCGAGCACGCCAAAGAGCGCTGGCACAGCGGATTTGAGCAGTGGCGAGGCGAGCTTCGTTCGCGCATGAGCAACTGGGCTGACGATGACCTGGACAGGCTGGTTGAACTGCTGAGCAGATTGAATCTGGAAATTCAGGCGATCTAG
- a CDS encoding aspartate kinase has translation MGLIVQKFGGSSVSDAEGIKRVARRIIDTKSQGHDVVVVVSAMGDTTDDLLDLAGQLTDDAPAREMDMLLSAGERISMSLLAMAIDQFGEQAASFTGSQAGVITDSTHGKARIMEVSPQRIRRAIDRGFIAIVAGFQGMSKESNNITTMGRGGSDTTAVALAAALGADVCEIYTDVDGVYTADPRVVASAKKIEKITSEEMLEMAASGSKILHLRCVEYARRFGVPLHVRSSFSTHEGTWVLPNPDDKIKIQEGEPLEQPIISGVAHDHSEAKVTVIGVPDIPGKAAQIFGVIAAAQANIDMIVQNISTHGSGKTDISFTLPMTETKNVLGALNTAKSEIGFEDIEHNDEVGKLSLIGAGMRSNPGVSFTFFEALHNAGVNVDMISTSEIRISVVTDADKLNDAVRAIHTAFDLDTDVEATVYGGTGR, from the coding sequence ATGGGCCTAATTGTTCAAAAATTTGGCGGTTCGTCAGTTTCAGATGCCGAAGGCATCAAGCGTGTGGCGCGTCGAATTATTGACACCAAGTCCCAGGGCCACGACGTCGTCGTAGTTGTCTCGGCCATGGGCGACACCACCGATGACCTTCTAGATCTGGCAGGCCAGCTCACCGACGATGCGCCAGCGCGCGAAATGGACATGCTGCTCTCCGCTGGAGAACGCATCTCCATGTCCCTGCTAGCCATGGCCATTGACCAGTTTGGCGAACAGGCTGCTTCCTTCACCGGATCGCAGGCCGGCGTGATCACCGATTCCACGCACGGCAAGGCCCGCATCATGGAGGTTTCCCCTCAGCGCATTCGCCGCGCCATCGACCGCGGCTTCATCGCGATCGTTGCCGGATTCCAGGGCATGAGCAAGGAATCGAACAACATCACCACCATGGGCCGTGGCGGCTCGGACACCACCGCAGTGGCTTTGGCTGCCGCTTTGGGCGCCGATGTCTGCGAAATCTATACGGATGTGGACGGCGTCTACACCGCTGATCCGCGTGTAGTTGCTTCGGCGAAAAAGATCGAGAAAATCACCAGCGAAGAAATGCTGGAGATGGCCGCCAGCGGATCCAAAATCCTGCACCTGCGTTGCGTGGAATACGCTCGGCGCTTTGGCGTGCCACTGCATGTGCGCTCTTCATTCAGCACTCACGAGGGCACCTGGGTGCTCCCGAACCCCGACGACAAAATCAAAATTCAAGAGGGAGAACCCTTGGAACAGCCAATCATCTCAGGTGTCGCCCACGACCACTCCGAAGCCAAGGTCACCGTCATCGGCGTGCCTGATATCCCTGGCAAGGCAGCCCAGATCTTCGGCGTGATCGCCGCGGCCCAGGCGAATATCGACATGATCGTCCAGAACATTTCGACCCACGGCTCGGGCAAAACCGACATCTCCTTCACCTTGCCCATGACCGAGACCAAGAACGTGCTTGGCGCATTGAACACCGCCAAGAGCGAGATCGGTTTTGAGGACATCGAGCACAATGACGAGGTCGGCAAGCTTTCGCTGATCGGTGCGGGCATGCGCTCGAACCCGGGCGTTTCCTTCACCTTCTTCGAAGCCCTGCACAACGCAGGAGTGAACGTGGACATGATCTCCACGTCCGAAATCCGCATTTCGGTGGTCACCGATGCCGACAAGCTCAACGATGCGGTGCGTGCTATCCACACCGCATTCGATTTGGACACCGATGTGGAAGCCACCGTCTACGGCGGCACCGGCCGCTAA